A single window of Nicotiana sylvestris chromosome 3, ASM39365v2, whole genome shotgun sequence DNA harbors:
- the LOC138887308 gene encoding uncharacterized protein, translating to MIAGLKLAKSLGAEVIEAKCDSQLVVNQVNKTFEVREDRMQRYLEKLQVTLHRFREWTLQHVPREQNGEADALANLGSSVEDDEISLGTVVQLSKSIVEEGHAEINSTSLTWDWRNKYIDYLKNGKLPSDHKESRTLQTKAARFTLAEDGTLYRRMFDGPLAICLGPGDTDYILQEIHEGTCRNHSGAESLVHKVIRVGYYWDSMEKDTKEFI from the coding sequence atgattgcaggtctcaaactggctaaaagcttgggagcagaggtcatcgaggccaagtgtgATTCCCAACTCGTGGTTAACCAAGTCAACAAAActttcgaggttcgagaagatcgaatgcagaggtacttggaaAAATTGCAGGTAACCTTACACCGGTTTAGAGAATGGACCCTACagcatgtacctcgagagcagaacggtgaggccgatgcccttgcaaatttggggtcatcAGTTGAAGATGATGAAATTAGCTTGGGGACTGTCGTCCAGCTTTCAAAGTCGATAGTCGAAGAAGGCCAcgccgaaataaactccacaagcttaacttgggattggaggaacaaatatATTGATTATCTGAAGAATGGGAAACTTCCGTCGGACCATAAGGAATCGAGGACTCTGCAAACGAAAGCTGCACGATTCACATTGGctgaagatggaacattgtatAGAAGAATGTTCGATGGGCCGTTGGCAATATGCTTGGGTCCGGGAGACACCGACTACATCCTACAAGAAATTCATGAGGGAACTTGCAGGAACCATTCTGGTGCCGAATCACTAGTTCACAAAGTCATCAGAGTAGGGTATTATTGGGACagtatggaaaaagatactaaggagttcATTTGA